Proteins from a single region of Carassius carassius chromosome 25, fCarCar2.1, whole genome shotgun sequence:
- the LOC132104253 gene encoding counting factor associated protein D-like: MAEKRTSGYARPVGGRTVPDFGKMYHAKGELSLPHSEIKEQFEAWYDLERNRSRIDYHNGKVCTYLIGNDLDYGAIYKITPVTNETEIQAIKFFQLNGTKENPIRPQAALPDLEGFEFEKMENYKDVLCEVWKKVTQVGHKKNTYHLWVTRPEGSESPATPHRFEMVGFNTLLESHNDKYTIDYSDFSPQTESDIFTPPGGMTWGEFPDPVEEHQILANPLQDHVNTSPVSHAHRLFGPFKEKFNRQYESEKEHEERENYFIHSLRFVHSMNRAGLTYSLGINHFSDWSKAELARMTGGLRIPDQQKDDTEY; the protein is encoded by the exons aTGCCAGACCAGTTGGCGGCAGAACAGTTCCCGATTTTGGAAAGATGTATCATGCCAAAG GTGAACTCTCTCTGCCACATTCTGAGATAAAAGAACAGTTTGAAGCTTGGTACGACCTTGAAAGGAACAGAAGTCGAATCGACTATCATAATG GCAAAGTGTGTACCTATCTGATTGGAAATGACTTGGACTATGGTGCCATTTATAAGATCACACCAGTCACCAATGAAACCGAAATCCAAGCTATTAAGTTTTTCCAGCTTAATGGTACCAAGGAGAATCCAATACGTCCACAGGCAGCACTGCCTGATCTGGAGGGTTTTGAA TTTGAGAAGATGGAGAATTATAAAGATGTTCTGTGTGAAGTCTGGAAAAAAGTCACACAGGTTGGCCATAAGAAGAACACGTACCATCTGTGGGTCACACGTCCAGAGGGAAGTGAATCTCCAGCCACCCCACACCGCTTTGAGATGGTGGGCTTCAACACTCTTTTGGAGTCCCACAATGACAAATACACTATTGACTACAGTGACTTCAGCCCACAAACTGAGTCTGACATTTTCACACCACCTGGAG GAATGACCTGGGGAGAGTTTCCTGATCCTGTTGAGGAGCATCAAATATTGGCCAACCCCCTTCAAGACCATGTCAACACCTCCCCTGTTAGCCATGCCCATCGTCTGTTTGGCCCCTTTAAGGAGAAGTTTAATCGTCAGTATGAAAGTGAGAAGGAGCACGAGGAGCGTGAGAACTACTTTATACATTCTCTTCG gTTTGTGCACTCTATGAACAGAGCTGGTCTTACATACAGTCTAGGTATCAATCACTTCTCTGATTGGTCAAAAGCAGAGTTGGCCAGGATGACCGGAGGTTTACGGATTCCAGATCAGCAAAAGGATGATACAGAATATTAG
- the LOC132104252 gene encoding digestive cysteine proteinase 1-like, with the protein MWLLLAGIVLLECAADATPTIPDFGTLYHVKGLLSLPYAEIKEPFEAWYDLKGNRSRIDYYHGTVCTFLIGNDLDYGAIYKITPVTTETELNTLKCFQLNGTKEVPILPQTALPDLQGFEFEKMEYYAGNLCEVWKNITQVGHKKNTYRLWVTRPEGNDSPATPHLYEVMGFNTLLGSHYDKYLIDYNDFSPRIDSDIFKLPRGMTCGDFPGAGLEHHLLANPIQDFVQTFPVGHAHRMFGHFKEKYEHRYENEKEHEEREQNFVHNIRYVHSMNRAGLSFSLSVNNLADRSQEEVAMMRGYKRTHVHRNAQPFPSEIRSIAVPDSIDWRLYGAVTPVKDQGVCGSCWSFATTGTLEGALLLKTGQLTLLSQQMLVDCTWGFGNNGCDGGEGWRAFEWIMKHGGISTTESYGGYMGMNGLCHYNKSSMVAKLSGYTNVTSGDIVALKAAIFKFGPVAVGVDAAHRSFAFYSNGVYNEPACKNGTDDLDHAMLAVGYGIMDNEPYWLVKNSWSTYWGNDGYILMSMKDNNCGVATDATYVTLA; encoded by the exons ATGTGGCTTCTTCTAGCTGGGATCGTGTTGCTGGAGTGTGCTGCAG ATGCCACACCAACAATTCCTGATTTTGGAACGCTGTATCATGTTAAAG GTCTGCTTTCTTTGCCTTATGCTGAAATAAAGGAGCCATTTGAAGCTTGGTATGACCTCAAGGGGAACAGAAGTCGAATCGATTATTATCATG GTACAGTGTGCACTTTTTTGATTGGAAATGACTTGGATTATGGTGCCATTTACAAGATCACACCAGTCACCACTGAGACTGAATTGAATACTTTGAAGTGTTTCCAGCTTAATGGTACCAAGGAGGTTCCTATACTTCCACAAACAGCACTGCCTGATCTGCAGGGCTTTGAA TTTGAAAAGATGGAGTATTACGCAGGCAATCTGTGTGAGGTCTGGAAAAACATCACACAGGTTGGCCATAAGAAGAACACGTATCGTCTGTGGGTCACGCGTCCAGAGGGAAATGATTCCCCAGCCACCCCACACCTCTATGAGGTGATGGGCTTCAACACTCTTTTGGGGTCCCACTACGATAAATACCTTATCGACTACAATGACTTCAGTCCTCGAATTGATTCAGACATTTTCAAACTGCCTAGAG GAATGACCTGTGGTGACTTTCCTGGTGCTGGACTGGAGCATCATTTATTGGCCAACCCCATCCAAGACTTTGTCCAAACTTTCCCAGTTGGTCATGCCCACCGTATGTTTGGCCACTTTAAGGAGAAATATGAGCAtcgttatgaaaatgaaaaggagcATGAGGAGCGTGAACAAAACTTTGTACATAATATTCG GTATGTGCACTCTATGAATAGAGCTGGTCTTTCATTCTCCCTCTCTGTCAATAACCTGGCTGATCGATCACAGGAAGAGGTGGCCATGATGAGAGGATATAAAAGGACTCATGTTCACAGAAACGCTCAGccttttccttctgaaatacgcTCTATAGCCGTCCCTGATTCAATAGACTGGAGGCTGTATG GTGCTGTGACACCAGTGAAAGACCAGGGTGTGTGTGGATCCTGCTGGAGCTTTGCCACCACTGGAACACTAGAGGGAGCACTTCTCCTGAAG acGGGACAGCTGACGCTATTGTCCCAGCAGATGCTGGTAGACTGCACATGGGGATTTGGGAACAATGGTTGTGATGGAGGAGAGGGATGGAGAGCTTTTGAGTGGATCATGAAACATGGTGGCATTTCTACCACCGAGAGCTATGGAGGATATATGGGCATG aatgGTTTGTGTCATTACAATAAGTCCTCCATGGTGGCAAAGTTGAGCGGTTACACTAATGTGACCAGTGGTGATATTGTGGCACTGAAGGCCGCTATCTTTAAATTCGGCCCTGTAGCAGTCGGCGTTGATGCTGCTCATCGTTCCTTCGCCTTCTACAGCAATGGAGTCTACAATGAACCAGCATGCA AAAACGGGACTGATGACTTGGATCATGCTATGCTAGCAGTTGGTTATGGGATAATGGATAATGAACCCTATTGGCTAGTGAAAAACTCCTGGTCCACTTACTGGGGCAATGATGGTTATATTCTGATGTCCATGAAAGACAACAACTGTGGCGTGGCCACTGATGCTACTTATGTGACATTAGCCTAA
- the LOC132104700 gene encoding proteasome subunit beta type-4-like, translating to MEVNGLKMNFWENGPKPGQFYSFPGSSSAAPGCGPIKHTLNPMVTGTSVLGVKFTGGVIIAADMLGSYGSLARFRNISRLMKVNNNTILGASGDYADYQYLKQIIEQMVIDEELLGDGHSYTPKAIHSWLTRVMYNRRSKMNPLWNTVVIGGFYNGESFLGYVDKLGVAYEAPTVATGFGAYLAQPLMREVLDNKVEITKDEARALIERCLKVLYYRDARSYNRHEIAIVTAEGVEILGPLSSETNWDIAHLVSGFE from the exons ATGGAGGTGAATGGACTGAAGATGAATTTTTGGGAGAACGGACCGAAACCCGGTCAGTTTTATTCATTCCCGGGTAGCAGCAGTGCGGCTCCAGGATGTGGACCCATCAAACACACACT CAACCCCATGGTAACGGGCACATCAGTGCTGGGTGTGAAGTTCACTGGAGGTGTGATCATTGCTGCTGACATGCTTGGCTCTTATGGCTCTCTGGCACGCTTCCGCAACATCTCCCGACTCATGAAGGTCAACAACAACACCATCCTGGGAGCCTCAGGAGACTATGCTGACTACCAGTACCTTAAACAGATCATTGAGCAGATGGT GATTGATGAAGAGCTACTTGGAGATGGACACAGCTACACCCCCAAAGCCATCCACTCTTGGCTCACGCGGGTCATGTACAACCGCCGCAGCAAGATGAACCCCTTGTGGAACACAGTGGTCATTGGTGGATTTTACAATGGAGAGAG CTTTCTTGGATATGTGGACAAGTTGGGAGTTGCATATGAAGCCCCAACAGTAGCAACAGGATTTGGTGCTTATTTGGCTCAG CCTTTGATGAGGGAGGTCCTGGACAACAAGGTAGAAATCACAAAGGATGAGGCACGAGCTCTGATAGAGAGATGTCTGAAAGTTCTGTACTACCGTGATGCCCGCTCCTACAACAGG CATGAAATTGCTATTGTAACAGCTGAAGGCGTTGAGATTTTAGGACCACTGTCATCTGAAACAAACTGGGACATTGCCCATCTGGTCAG TGGTTTTGAATGA